A single window of Drosophila suzukii chromosome 3, CBGP_Dsuzu_IsoJpt1.0, whole genome shotgun sequence DNA harbors:
- the gzl gene encoding E3 ubiquitin-protein ligase Godzilla has product MSQRSCHILTLLGLCLVCHEAAVVRGHVLVYRKTTSQLIEEFNDMPAQFGPHLPSNGLKVYVVPAKRPYYGCDSLDRPPHLNYPSTAKFVALVSRGGDCTFERKVRVAQNASYSAVIVYNNEGDDLEQMSADNSTGIRIPSVFVGHTTGVALVTYMTPEVVLIINDELPFNINTQLILPFSILIGLCFIIMVIYMIYKCIREQRRLRRHRLPKSMLKKLPVLRYTKNNANNKYDTCVICLEDFIEDDKLRVLPCSHPYHTHCIDPWLTENRRVCPICKRKVFTKGEARASRSRQPSLDNVTDTDDDTTPLLQQQQSNSRQVSSASSAAGATAGSSSSVAAAATAGTTRHGTFRRGDGGRNPFEESQSSDDENALLDSATRPATSSGAHERINPFDRAPNLPAHLAEQLTESRPSVWSRINFGSFFRRQPTVISVAAPPYLEHVESGTSAMGLPATGTISVASPASNNILNPNLSGSFKDDDDMPPHRSIYEPIAISTPAADSQAADDSAFLQTPTQGGIGVAALPHSASDRQFLI; this is encoded by the exons ATGTCCCAGAGGAGTTGTCACATACTCACCCTTCTGGGTTTGTGCCTGGTCTGTCATGAGGCGGCCGTGGTCAGGGGCCACGTGCTGGTCTACCGAAAAACAACGAGCCAG TTGATTGAAGAGTTTAATGACATGCCAGCACAGTTCGGCCCCCATCTGCCATCAAATGGTCTCAAAGTGTACGTGGTTCCCGCCAAGCGCCCTTACTACGGTTGTGATAGTCTGGACAGGCCACCGCATCTTAATTACCCATCCACAGCCAAATTCGTGGCACTAGTATCGCG CGGCGGCGATTGCACCTTTGAGCGAAAGGTTCGAGTGGCCCAGAACGCAAGCTATTCTGCTGtgattgtttacaataatgaAGGCGATGACTTGG AACAAATGTCCGCCGACAATTCGACTGGCATAAGAATACCCTCTGTTTTCGTGGGCCATACAACAGGTGTAGCGCTGGTCACTTACATGACGCCCGAAGTGGTGCTGATCATCAACGATGAGCTGCCCTTCAACATTAATACCCAGCTGATATTGCCCTTCTCCATACTGATTGGCCTGTGCTTCATCATCATG GTTATCTATATGATCTACAAGTGCATACGCGAGCAGCGCCGCCTGCGTCGCCATCGACTGCCAAAGAGCATGCTGAAGAAGTTGCCGGTGCTCCGATACACCAAGAACAACGCGAACAACAAATATGACACCTGCGTGATCTGTTTGGAGGACTTCATCGAGGACGATAAGCTGCGTGTGCTGCCCTGCTCGCATC CTTATCACACACACTGCATCGATCCATGGCTTACTGAAAACCGACGTGTCTGTCCCATCTGTAAGCGCAAGGTTTTTACGAAGGGCGAAGCGCGTGCAAGTCGGAGTCGACAGCCTTCTTTGGATAATGTCACCGACACAGATGACGACACGACGCCCCTGCTGCAGCAACAACAGTCCAACAGCAGGCAGGTGAGCTCCGCCTCCTCGGCTGCTGGAGCAACTGCCGGGAGCAGCTCGAGTGTAGCGGCGGCGGCCACCGCAGGAACAACGCGACACGGAACCTTCCGGCGTGGAGACGGTGGCCGAAATCCCTTCGAGGAATCCCAAAGCTCTGACGATGAGAACG CCCTGCTGGACTCCGCTACGCGTCCGGCCACGTCCTCTGGTGCACACGAACGGATCAATCCCTTCGATCGTGCTCCCAATCTGCCGGCCCACCTAGCTGAACAGTTAACTGAAAGTCGGCCCTCGGTCTGGTCGAGAATCAATTTCGG ATCGTTCTTCCGCCGCCAGCCGACTGTGATTAGTGTGGCGGCGCCACCCTATCTGGAGCACGTTGAGTCGGGTACCAGTGCCATGGGTCTGCCGGCGACGGGGACAATTTCTGTAGCCTCGCCCGCATCGAACAACATCCTCAATCCGAATTTAAGCGGCTCCTTCAAGGACGACGACGATATGCCACCGCATCGCTCGATCTACGAACCGATAGCAATCAGCACGCCTGCCGCGGACTCGCAAGCCGCCGATGATTCGGCGTTCCTGCAAACGCCCACGCAGGGCGGCATAGGCGTGGCTGCCCTGCCGCACAGCGCATCCGATCGCCAGTTTCTCATATGA
- the LOC108016031 gene encoding U-actitoxin-Avd3q-like: protein MKLLSVLACVFLYVSVTCAQESCNGLPRDGLDCDRGKNEGLSGWNCQRYAMTEMWYWDQRSRKCRKMRYLGCRGNKNRYCSLRHCQRLCPNRP from the exons ATGAAGTTGCTTTCGGTTCTGGCTTGCGTTTTCCTTTATGTGTCCGTCACATGTGCTCAGGAAAGCTGCAATGGACTTCCTAGAG ACGGTCTGGATTGCGATCGCGGAAAGAATGAAGGACTTAGTGGATGGAATTGTCAAAGATATGCTATGACAGAAATGTGGTACTGGGACCAAAGATCTAGGAAGTGCCGAAAGATGAGGTATCTCGGATGTCGTGGCAACAAAAACCGCTATTGCTCCTTGAGGCACTGCCAAAGATTATGTCCCAATCGACCTTGA
- the Dmtn gene encoding transmembrane and coiled-coil domain protein 3 isoform X1 codes for MDSTPNAAPHPNQNRDFLTLQSLRHSRGSSSNLRASRSPSASRSTEQMSRERASEAAAATQTAAATAGGASGPSSGGSAAGPVSATTTAAGGATSGSGAASANTNSNSSASSSTVAAAQAAVYSGGNTVTGSLGSGGVVARGFRSHSPTHRRRSRERQRRTHGSDQGGLLAYSGLVGVNDMTDFLGPQQGGGGGGGGGSAGTGSGLEDSRLSGTEDYYSSFVSDEFDSSKKVHRRCHERSSSVQAIDRLNTKIQCTKESIRQEQTARDDNVNEYLKLAASADKQQLQRIKAVFEKKNQKSAHNISQLQKKLDNYTKRAKDLQNHQFQTKSQHRQPREVLRDVGQGLRNVGGNIRDGITGFSGSVMSKPREFAHLIKNKFGSADNINQMSEAELQGMQSANADVLGSERLQQVPGAGTSTGSGGGGQNNNTGGAGSGTGKFNSDNGSECSSVTSESIPGGSGKSQSGASQYHIVLKTLLTELAERKAENEKLKERIERLETGQKEFNNLTATLESERYRAEGLEEQINDLTELHQNEIENLKQTIADMEEKVQYQSDERLRDVNEVLENCQTRISKMEHMSQQQYVTVEGIDNSNARALVVKLINVVLTILQVVLLLVATAAGIIMPFLKTRVRVLTTFLSICFVIFVIRQWPDVQDIGSGLVRHLKQSLVVK; via the exons TGTCCCGGGAGCGAGCCAGCGAGGCAGCGGCAGCCACTCAGACAGCGGCGGCGACAGCGGGAGGAGCGAGTGGCCCATCCTCCGGAGGATCGGCGGCAGGACCTGTGTCAGCGACGACCACGGCGGCCGGAGGGGCGACTTCCGGGTCCGGAGCAGCCTCCGCGAACACGAACAGCAATTCCTCGGCCTCCTCCAGCACAGTGGCAGCTGCACAGGCGGCTGTCTACAGCGGCGGCAACACGGTGACCGGAAGTTTGGGCAGCGGCGGGGTGGTGGCTCGTGGCTTCCGCAGCCACAGTCCCACCCACCGGCGGCGGAGTCGCGAACGCCAGCGACGCACCCATGGCTCCGACCAGGGCGGTCTGCTGGCCTACAGCGGTCTCGTTGGCGTCAACGACATGACGGACTTCTTGGGCCCACAacaaggaggaggaggaggaggcggtggCGGAAGCGCCGGCACCGGCAGCGGTCTGGAGGACTCCCGTCTGTCCGGCACCGAGGACTACTACTCCTCATTCGTCTCCGACGAGTTCGACAGTAGCAAAAAGGTCCACCGCCGCTGCCACGAGCGCAGCTCCAGCGTCCAGGCCATCGACCGATTGAACACGAAAATCCAATGCACCAAGGAGTCCATTCGACAGGAGCAAACTGCCAGAGATG ataATGTAAATGAGTATCTAAAGCTGGCAGCCAGCGCAGACAAACAGCAGCTGCAGCGTATCAAG GCTGTCTTTGAGAAAAAGAACCAGAAGAGCGCACACAATATCTCGCAGCTGCAGAAAAAGCTGGACAACTACACAAAGCGGGCCAAGGACCTGCAGAACCACCAGTTCCAGACGAAGAGCCAGCACCGTCAGCCGCGCGAGGTCCTGCGAGATGTGGGCCAAGGCCTGCGCAATGTGGGGGGCAACATCCGCGATGGCATCACCGGATTCTCCGGATCCGTGATGTCCAAGCCTCGGGAGTTTGCGCACCTGATCAAGAACAAGTTTGGCAGCGCCGACAACATCAATCAGATGAGCGAGGCCGAGCTGCAGGGCATGCAGTCCGCGAATGCCGACGTCTTGGGCAGCGAGCGACTGCAGCAGGTGCCGGGAGCAGGAACCTCCACGGGGTCCGGTGGCGGCGGCCAGAACAACAACACAGGCGGAGCGGGCAGCGGTACGGGAAAATTCAACAGTGACAATGGCAGCGAGTGCAGCAGCGTGACCAGCGAAAGTATACCAGGGGG CTCTGGCAAAAGCCAGTCGGGAGCCAGCCAATATCACATAGTGCTCAAGACGCTGCTGACAGAGCTGGCTGAGCGAAAGGCCGAGAACGAGAAACTCAAGGAGCGCATCGAACGTCTGGAG ACGGGCCAAAAGGAATTCAACAACCTGACCGCCACCCTCGAAAGTGAACGCTATCGTGCCGAGGGACTCGAGGAGCAAATCAATGACTTGACGGAATTACATCAG AATGAAATTGAGAATCTGAAGCAAACGATTGCCGACATGGAGGAGAAAGTACAATACCAAAGCGATGAAAGACTACGTGACGTCAACGAAGTGCTCGAAAACTGTCAAACGAGG ATATCGAAAATGGAGCACATGTCGCAGCAACAATATGTCACCGTCGAGGGCATTGATAATTCCAATGCACGGGCTTTGGTTGTGAAACTCATCAATGTGGTATTAACGATATTGCAAGTGGTTCTCCTGCTTGTGGCCACGGCTGCAGGCATCATAATGCCTTTTCTCAAAACGAG GGTTCGCGTTCTCACAACATTTCTGTCTATTTGTTTCGTCATCTTTGTGATACGACAGTGGCCGGATGTTCAGGACATTGGGTCCGGGCTGGTGCGGCATCTCAAGCAATCACTGGTGGTCAAGTGA
- the Dmtn gene encoding transmembrane and coiled-coil domains protein 2 isoform X2 has protein sequence MTDFLGPQQGGGGGGGGGSAGTGSGLEDSRLSGTEDYYSSFVSDEFDSSKKVHRRCHERSSSVQAIDRLNTKIQCTKESIRQEQTARDDNVNEYLKLAASADKQQLQRIKAVFEKKNQKSAHNISQLQKKLDNYTKRAKDLQNHQFQTKSQHRQPREVLRDVGQGLRNVGGNIRDGITGFSGSVMSKPREFAHLIKNKFGSADNINQMSEAELQGMQSANADVLGSERLQQVPGAGTSTGSGGGGQNNNTGGAGSGTGKFNSDNGSECSSVTSESIPGGSGKSQSGASQYHIVLKTLLTELAERKAENEKLKERIERLETGQKEFNNLTATLESERYRAEGLEEQINDLTELHQNEIENLKQTIADMEEKVQYQSDERLRDVNEVLENCQTRISKMEHMSQQQYVTVEGIDNSNARALVVKLINVVLTILQVVLLLVATAAGIIMPFLKTRVRVLTTFLSICFVIFVIRQWPDVQDIGSGLVRHLKQSLVVK, from the exons ATGACGGACTTCTTGGGCCCACAacaaggaggaggaggaggaggcggtggCGGAAGCGCCGGCACCGGCAGCGGTCTGGAGGACTCCCGTCTGTCCGGCACCGAGGACTACTACTCCTCATTCGTCTCCGACGAGTTCGACAGTAGCAAAAAGGTCCACCGCCGCTGCCACGAGCGCAGCTCCAGCGTCCAGGCCATCGACCGATTGAACACGAAAATCCAATGCACCAAGGAGTCCATTCGACAGGAGCAAACTGCCAGAGATG ataATGTAAATGAGTATCTAAAGCTGGCAGCCAGCGCAGACAAACAGCAGCTGCAGCGTATCAAG GCTGTCTTTGAGAAAAAGAACCAGAAGAGCGCACACAATATCTCGCAGCTGCAGAAAAAGCTGGACAACTACACAAAGCGGGCCAAGGACCTGCAGAACCACCAGTTCCAGACGAAGAGCCAGCACCGTCAGCCGCGCGAGGTCCTGCGAGATGTGGGCCAAGGCCTGCGCAATGTGGGGGGCAACATCCGCGATGGCATCACCGGATTCTCCGGATCCGTGATGTCCAAGCCTCGGGAGTTTGCGCACCTGATCAAGAACAAGTTTGGCAGCGCCGACAACATCAATCAGATGAGCGAGGCCGAGCTGCAGGGCATGCAGTCCGCGAATGCCGACGTCTTGGGCAGCGAGCGACTGCAGCAGGTGCCGGGAGCAGGAACCTCCACGGGGTCCGGTGGCGGCGGCCAGAACAACAACACAGGCGGAGCGGGCAGCGGTACGGGAAAATTCAACAGTGACAATGGCAGCGAGTGCAGCAGCGTGACCAGCGAAAGTATACCAGGGGG CTCTGGCAAAAGCCAGTCGGGAGCCAGCCAATATCACATAGTGCTCAAGACGCTGCTGACAGAGCTGGCTGAGCGAAAGGCCGAGAACGAGAAACTCAAGGAGCGCATCGAACGTCTGGAG ACGGGCCAAAAGGAATTCAACAACCTGACCGCCACCCTCGAAAGTGAACGCTATCGTGCCGAGGGACTCGAGGAGCAAATCAATGACTTGACGGAATTACATCAG AATGAAATTGAGAATCTGAAGCAAACGATTGCCGACATGGAGGAGAAAGTACAATACCAAAGCGATGAAAGACTACGTGACGTCAACGAAGTGCTCGAAAACTGTCAAACGAGG ATATCGAAAATGGAGCACATGTCGCAGCAACAATATGTCACCGTCGAGGGCATTGATAATTCCAATGCACGGGCTTTGGTTGTGAAACTCATCAATGTGGTATTAACGATATTGCAAGTGGTTCTCCTGCTTGTGGCCACGGCTGCAGGCATCATAATGCCTTTTCTCAAAACGAG GGTTCGCGTTCTCACAACATTTCTGTCTATTTGTTTCGTCATCTTTGTGATACGACAGTGGCCGGATGTTCAGGACATTGGGTCCGGGCTGGTGCGGCATCTCAAGCAATCACTGGTGGTCAAGTGA